In Camelus bactrianus isolate YW-2024 breed Bactrian camel chromosome 28, ASM4877302v1, whole genome shotgun sequence, a single window of DNA contains:
- the GNLY gene encoding granulysin yields MTSRVLLVLVSVLLGAPGLAFSGLTPEHSDGATAHLCDGEHLFQGLAPQDPQGDLQPRGEGLGFICHSCQMLIQKVEDLVGQQPTQDTIAQAASQVCRKFKRLRGLCKMITKLALNRISQDIIAGKKPREICVDLKKCKPKAGLI; encoded by the exons ATGACCTCCCGGGTGCTCCTGGTCCTTGTCTCGGTGCTCCTGGGTGCCCCAG GTCTGGCCTTTTCTGGTCTGACCCCTGAGCATTCTGATGGAGCAACAGCCCACCTGTGTGATGGAGAGCACCTCTTCCAGGGCCTGGCCCCACAGGACCCCCAG GGTGACCTGCAGCccagaggagaggggctgggcttCATCTGTCACTCTTGTCAGATGCTAATCCAGAAGGTGGAGGACCTGGTGGGACAGCAGCCCACCCAG GACACCATCGCCCAGGCTGCGTCCCAGGTGTGCCGGAAGTTCAAACGGCTGCGAGGCCTGTGCAAGATGATCACGAAGCTCGCTCTTAACCGCATCTCCCAGGACATCATTGCTGGGAAGAAACCCCGGGAAATCTGTGTGGACCTCAAGAAATGCAAACCCAAGGCAG GTCTCATCTGA
- the SFTPB gene encoding pulmonary surfactant-associated protein B isoform X2, which yields MAKLHLLPWLLLLLPTLRGPGTAADGTTSSPGCAQGPEFWCQSLEQALQCRALGHCLQEVWGHAGADDLCQECEDIARILTKMAKEAIFQDRIRKFLEHECDVLSLKLLVPQCHHMLDIYFPRVIDHLQSQMNPKAICEHVGLCKPKSPKPELLDPLLDELVLPVLPGALQARPGPQTQDLSEQRFPIPLPFCWLCRTLINRIQAVLPKCLAERYVVILLNALLDRMLPRLVCGLVLRCSSEDVIGPTLNTLGPLPGEWLPQDSECHLCMFVTSQAGNSSEQAVPQAMHQACLGSWLDRQKCEQFVERHSPQLQALVSRGWDARTTCQALGVCATLFSPLQCVLGPDF from the exons ATGGCCAAGTTACACCTGCTGccgtggctgctgctgctgctgcccacaCTCCGTGGTCCAGGCACTG CAGCTGATGGGACCACCTCATCCCCGGGCTGTGCCCAGGGCCCCGAGTTCTGGTGCCAAAGCCTGGAGCAAGCACTGCAGTGCAGAGCCCTAGGGCACTGCCTACAGGAAGTCTGGGGACACGCGGGAGCC GATGACCTGTGCCAGGAATGTGAGGACATCGCCCGCATTCTCACCAAGATGGCCAAGGAGGCCATTTTCCAG GACAGGATTCGGAAGTTCCTGGAGCACGAGTGTGACGTCCTCTCCCTGAAGCTGCTGGTGCCCCAGTGTCACCACATGCTGGACATCTACTTCCCACGGGTCATCGACCACCTCCAAAGCCAGATG AACCCAAAGGCCATCTGCGAGCACGTGGGCCTGTGCAAACCCAAGAGTCCAAAGCCGGAGCTGTTGGACCCTCTGCTGGATGAGCTGGTCCTCCCCGTGCTGCCAGGGGCCCTCCAGGCGAGGCCTGGGCCCCAGACACAG GATCTCTCCGAGCAGCGGttccccatccccctccccttCTGCTGGCTCTGCAGGACTCTGATCAATCGGATCCAAGCTGTGCTTCCCAAG TGCCTGGCCGAGCGCTACGTCGTCATCCTGCTGAATGCGCTGCTGGACCGCATGCTGCCCCGGCTGGTCTGCGGCCTTGTCCTCCGGTGCTCCAGCGAGGATGTCATCGGCCCAA CCCTCAACACTCTGGGGCCTCTGCCAGGAGAATGGCTACCCCAAGACTCCGAGTGCCACCTCTGCATGTTTGTGACCAGCCAGGCAGGGAACAGCAGCGAGCAGGCCGTGCCACAGGCGATGCACCAGGCCTGCCTGGGCTCCTGGCTGGACAGGCAAAAG TGCGAGCAGTTCGTGGAGCGGCACTCGCCCCAGCTGCAGGCCCTAGTGTCCAGGGGCTGGGACGCCCGCACCACCTGCCAG GCCCTGGGGGTGTGTGCGACCCTGTTCAGTCCTCTCCAGTGTGTCCTCGGCCCTGACTTCTGA
- the SFTPB gene encoding pulmonary surfactant-associated protein B isoform X1 yields MAKLHLLPWLLLLLPTLRGPGTAADGTTSSPGCAQGPEFWCQSLEQALQCRALGHCLQEVWGHAGADDLCQECEDIARILTKMAKEAIFQDRIRKFLEHECDVLSLKLLVPQCHHMLDIYFPRVIDHLQSQMNPKAICEHVGLCKPKSPKPELLDPLLDELVLPVLPGALQARPGPQTQDLSEQRFPIPLPFCWLCRTLINRIQAVLPKGVLATAVAQVCHVVPLVVGGICQCLAERYVVILLNALLDRMLPRLVCGLVLRCSSEDVIGPTLNTLGPLPGEWLPQDSECHLCMFVTSQAGNSSEQAVPQAMHQACLGSWLDRQKCEQFVERHSPQLQALVSRGWDARTTCQALGVCATLFSPLQCVLGPDF; encoded by the exons ATGGCCAAGTTACACCTGCTGccgtggctgctgctgctgctgcccacaCTCCGTGGTCCAGGCACTG CAGCTGATGGGACCACCTCATCCCCGGGCTGTGCCCAGGGCCCCGAGTTCTGGTGCCAAAGCCTGGAGCAAGCACTGCAGTGCAGAGCCCTAGGGCACTGCCTACAGGAAGTCTGGGGACACGCGGGAGCC GATGACCTGTGCCAGGAATGTGAGGACATCGCCCGCATTCTCACCAAGATGGCCAAGGAGGCCATTTTCCAG GACAGGATTCGGAAGTTCCTGGAGCACGAGTGTGACGTCCTCTCCCTGAAGCTGCTGGTGCCCCAGTGTCACCACATGCTGGACATCTACTTCCCACGGGTCATCGACCACCTCCAAAGCCAGATG AACCCAAAGGCCATCTGCGAGCACGTGGGCCTGTGCAAACCCAAGAGTCCAAAGCCGGAGCTGTTGGACCCTCTGCTGGATGAGCTGGTCCTCCCCGTGCTGCCAGGGGCCCTCCAGGCGAGGCCTGGGCCCCAGACACAG GATCTCTCCGAGCAGCGGttccccatccccctccccttCTGCTGGCTCTGCAGGACTCTGATCAATCGGATCCAAGCTGTGCTTCCCAAG GGTGTGCTGGCCACGGCTGTGGCCCAGGTGTGCCACGTGGTACCCCTGGTGGTGGGGGGCATCTGCCAGTGCCTGGCCGAGCGCTACGTCGTCATCCTGCTGAATGCGCTGCTGGACCGCATGCTGCCCCGGCTGGTCTGCGGCCTTGTCCTCCGGTGCTCCAGCGAGGATGTCATCGGCCCAA CCCTCAACACTCTGGGGCCTCTGCCAGGAGAATGGCTACCCCAAGACTCCGAGTGCCACCTCTGCATGTTTGTGACCAGCCAGGCAGGGAACAGCAGCGAGCAGGCCGTGCCACAGGCGATGCACCAGGCCTGCCTGGGCTCCTGGCTGGACAGGCAAAAG TGCGAGCAGTTCGTGGAGCGGCACTCGCCCCAGCTGCAGGCCCTAGTGTCCAGGGGCTGGGACGCCCGCACCACCTGCCAG GCCCTGGGGGTGTGTGCGACCCTGTTCAGTCCTCTCCAGTGTGTCCTCGGCCCTGACTTCTGA